Within Runella rosea, the genomic segment GATTATCATCGCCAAAGGCCTCAATAAGCCCGAGCTGCTTGAACCAGTTCGCAAAAATTTGATGATGACGCTTTATTACGTCCACCCCAACGGGGAGGTGGTGACCGAAGCCTCCAACCGACAAGACAAAGGCACCATCGGCAATATGTCGCGTTATTATTATTGCTATCGCTACATGGCTTTGTTGGACAACAACGGCGAAATGGCCGCTATGTGTCGCCTTATTGAACAAACAAGTACCAAGAATCAATTAGCGGGCTATCTGGATTATTTTCTGGAAGACCCGACCCTTTGGAGAGCCTTACCCGCTGACAAACCCCTGCCGACCAGTTATGCCAAAGCCTTTCCGTATTCGGGTTTGGTGCGGATTCGACGGGAAAACTGGGACGCCACGATTTTGTCCAACAACGCAAGCTGGCTCACGTTTCACAAAGGCAACGCCGTATTGCAGGCCATGCGGGTAGCGGCTTCTTTTTTCGGAAAAGGGCAGTTTCAATCGGCCAAAATCACGCAGGAGGGAACCGCCTGGGTGATGCAAAATGCACTCGAAGGGCCGTACTATCAGCCGATTGCCAAAGAGCAAATTGTACAAGATGGTGATTGGGACAAAATGCCAAGGGCCAATCGTCCGCAGAGTGAAATTCAAAAACTCGAAACAATCGTCAAAATCAGCGAGTCTAATAATGGACTGCAAATAGACATTGAAATGACTGGTACGGAAGGTGTACCCGTATCTTTTGAGTTGATATTTAGGGCGGGAGGAACGTTTTCGGGGGTTACAAAACATCCCAAAAAAGATACTGCGTACCTATTGGCGGGTGAATCGGCCTCTTACACGGTCAATTCCGATACCATTCAATTTGGTCCGGGCAAAGCCGAACACAAAGGTATACAACTGAGAGGAGCACTGCCCGCGATGGACGCCCCGACGGTCTATTTGACGGGCTTTACGCCTTTTCGGCATACGATTAAACTCTCGTAGTGTTCCCCTGGATTTTTTAGCGGATTTAATCATCCGAAGGTTTAACCTCAAGACTAATTTTAAACCAATCAAAAAATGCTTACAAACGTTATTAAACCATTCGTTTGTTTTTTTACACTTACACTCGTTTCTGTGAATTGTTTTTCACAAGAAAAGAGCGCTGTTTTTGATTTAACGTATAAGCAGATTGATACTTTAAAATTAGGCTTAAAGCTTTATTATCCAGCGTCTTTCCAAATAGGTCAAACCTATCCAACCATTGTGTTTTTCTTTGGAGGCGGTTGGAATGGGGGCACTACCAAACAATTTGAGCCTCACGCTTTGCACTACGCCGCCAAGGATTTTATCACGGTTTTGGTAGATTATCGGGTAAAGACAAGACATAACACCACTCCTTTTGAAAGTTTAAAAGATGCGAAATCGGCTATTCGGTATTTGCGAAAAAATGCCCAAAAACTTGGCATTGACGCCAATCGGATTATTGGCTCGGGCGGTTCGGCGGGGGGACATTTGGCGGCGGCTTGTTTTACCAATGAATCGATCAATGAACCAACCGACGATGTGGCGATAAGTGCAAAACCCAATGCCTTAGTCTTGTTTAATCCCGTGATTGACAATGGAAAAGATGGCTATGGCTTTGAACGAATTGGAGAAAGATACGTGGAGTTTTCGCCAATGCACAACATCCAAAAAGGTTTTCCGCCCACCATTTTCTTTTTGGGTACAAACGACAACCTGATCCCGATTGAAACGGCCCGGAAATTCAAGCAAAAAATAGAAGAAGTAGGAAGTCGTTGCGACCTTTTTTTATTTGAAAATCAAGGGCATGGTTTTTTCAATAAAGAGCCTTTCCTTTCAGAAACGATTTTGAAAGCGGACGCTTTTCTCCAGTCAATAGATTATCTCAAACCCTGAAAATCATTCTCTGTGTTTAGTTAATTGCTCAGTCTACTTTATAACCTGTATGATGATGAATATGCGCCATTTCTATCTTTTGCTGGTAATTTTATTGATGCTTGTCAATTGCAAAACAAGTACCAATATCGCATATAATCTTGCTTCAAAAGACCTTCCAATTACCGAAAAGGGCTTAGATCATGCTGGTTTTATTCGCGATTTTGATGATAAAGCATTGGTGCGAGGCGAGCGCATCTACAATGCTACTTGTATCAATTGTCATGGAAATGAAGAAAATGAAGGCTCAATTCCGATGTCGTTGAAGTTTTGGTCTGAGCCATTCAAAGCGGGTGGCGATGCCTATTCGATGTATCAAACTGTGACCAAAGGGTATGGCTCTATGCCCCCGCAAGTGGCACTGAGTCCACAGGAAAAATACGACGTCATTCACTATATTCAACAAGAATTTGTTTCAAAAAATAAAGCCACAACCCTTCCGAAAGTAACGTCCGAATATCTTTCTGCGCTTCCAAAAGGAAAATCGAGAGGCCCTGCCTTAAAGCCTTATCAACCATGGGCTGACATGGATTATGGTAATTTTTTGATAAACACCTACGAATTGGCCGACGAAAAAACGGGTATTCCACGGTTTCACTCGCCGGGCCCTTCGCCGTTCAAAGATGAAGATTACTCAAAAAATAATTTTGCCTACAAAGGCATCGCAGTTCGCCTAGACAAAGGTGCAGGGGGCGTTTCCAAAGGAAAAGCGTGGATGATTTTTGACCATGACCTCATGCGCGTAGCGGGGGCCTACACGGGCGAAGGTTTTATTGATTGGAACGCTATCTTGTTGAACGACAAGCACGAAACCTATCCTCGTACCATTGGAAAACTGCATTTTGAAACCCCCGTAAGTCCCGGCTGGGCTAATCCCACAACGGGGAAATTTGAAGACCCAAGGTTTGTAGCACGGGACGGTAGAGCTTTTGGGCCATTGCCTAAATCTTGGGCAAATTATAAAGGGCTTTACCATTACGAAGACCAAATCATCATTTCGTATACCGTGGGAGAATCGGCCGTTTTAGAGAAATTTGGGTTTGTAGGACCATCCGTTTTTACAAGAACGCTCAATATCTCGCCCTCCAATTCAATTTTGAAAATGCGGGTGGCTAATGCCTCCGCCAAGGTTAGTCTGCTGGGCAAAGGGGCTACGCTGGTAGAAGAAAATGGGCAGATTTTTATGAATGTCAATGCCAAAGAAGCAGTTAAAGTCACTTTGGCCATTGGCGAAAAAGGTTCTAATTTCTCTGAAAAGGATTTGCCAGAGCCAGAATCATTGACAAAATATACCTTGGGTACTGGCCGTGCGCATTATCCCGAAGTGCTCAAAACCTTTACTACCAGAGGAAAAGAGGATGGTCCGTTTGCCGTTGACCAACTAACCCCGCCTTTCGAGAATCCTTGGGCTTGTCGAATGAAATTGAGCGGGATAGACTTTTTTAAAGATGCCAATACTGCCGTGATATGTGCCACCGACGGGGATGTTTGGTTGATAAAAGGAGTACTCAATCCTGATGGCGCATTGACTTGGCAGCGCATTGGCTCGGGGCTTTTTCAGCCTTTGGGCATAAAAGTGGTGGATGAAAAAATATACGTCACATGTAGGGACCAACTCGTATTGTTGAGAGATTTGAATGGCGATATGGAAACTGATTTCTACGAAAGTTTCAATCATGACCACCAAGTTACTGATCATTTCCATGAATTTGCAATGGGTTTGCAAACCGACAAAGAAGGTAATTTTTACTATGCCAAAAGTGGCCGCCACGCCCGTGAGGCGCTTATTCCGCAACACGGCACTTTATTGAAAGTAAGTGCCGACGGCTCAAAAACCGATATTATTGCCACGGGCTTCAGAGCGGCAAATGGCGTTTGTATCAACCCCGATGGTAGTTTTATTGTAACCGACCAACAAGGCTATTGGAATCCAATGAACAGAATTAACTGGGTGAAAGGCATTGGTAAGTTTTATGGCAATATGTGGGGCTATAACCCACCCAAAGACTCATCAAGGGCTGCTATGGAACAACCTTTGGTGTGGGTTGATATGAAATATGACCGCTCGCCTTCCGAAATGGTTTGGGTGGAAAGCAATAAATGGGGGGCATTGAATGGTGGACTTTTGAGCCTTTCGTATGGCTACGGCAAGATTCAATATGTTTTAAACGAAACCGTAAATGGGCAAGAACAAGGCGCCGTGATTGATTTGCCCGGCATCAAATTCCTTACGGGGGTGATGCGTGGCCGATTTAATCCAACCGATGGTCAACTGTATGCTTGCGGTATGTCGGCATGGGGAACCAACCAGATGATGCGTGGGGGAGGGCTGTACAGAGTCCGGTATACGGGTAAGACCATTCCTGTACCCATCAAAATGAAAGTACTTGAAAAAAGTATAGTGCTTGATTTTGATACCCCAATAGACCAAAATTCGGCGGCTGATTTATCCAATTTTGAAGTAAAAACTTGGCAACTAGTGCGTAGTAAAAAATATGGCTCGGAACGTCATAACCAAAAAGTGTTGAAAGTGGGCAAATCTCAGGCAATGGATAAAAGGCTGATTTTGAGCATTGAAAACTTAGAAAAAGTGGATGTAATCACCATTGATTATAAAATCAAAAATACCAAAGGCGAGCCTCTGACGGGGTCTATACAAGGTACGATTCACCAACTGGGGAATTAGAGAAATGTTGAACCGTAAAATAAAATGAATTGAAAATATGCACAGAGTAGTTTGTTTAATACTTATATGTTGTGGAGTACAAGTGTCGCTTTTTGCCCAAAAAAAACAAGCCCTCTGGCTCGACGATCTACCCATCAAATCTTTTTCGGAAGGCATACCGGCAGTATTGCCTAAAACGACGGCGGCCGGCGATTCTATGCTCATCAACGGTAGGTATTTCAACCGTGGAGTAGGGGTGAATGCTACGAGTATTTTGGCGTTTTATCTGGACGGAAAAGCGACCGAATTTTCGGCGTTGGTGGGTGTTGACGACAAAGGCAACAAAGATTTACCCCATACCTTTTATGTGGTGGCAGACCGTAAAGTGCTGTTTGACAGCGGAGAAATGCGCTTGGGCGATGCACCCAAACCCGTGAAGGTTAATTTAGAAGGGGTGAAACGATTGGGATTGTTGGTCAAAGTGAATGACGAAGGACGTACGAAAGTCTATTCCAATTGGGCCGATGCCCAATTGGTCATGTTGGACAACCACCTCCCCAAAAACGTTCCTAATACCGATGAACGCTATATTTTGACCCCTCCAACGGCAAAATTTCCCAAAATCAATTCAGCCAAAGTATTCGGCGCTACACCCAATAATCCTTTTCTGTACACCATCGCCGCCACAGGCGACCGCCCCATGAGTTTCTACGCCAAAGGCTTGCCGAAAGGCCTTTCGTTGGACGAAAAAACGGGCATCATTACTGGCAAAGTGCTAAAAAAAGGTACTTATATCGCAACGTTGAAAGCCAAAAATGCCCTTGGCGAAGCAATCAAAGAACTAAAAATAAAAATTGGTGATACGATTGCCCTCACACCTCCGATTGGTTGGAACGGCTGGAATTCGTGGGCTCGAAATATTGACCAAGAAAAAGTCATTGCCTCCGCCGATGCCATGGTGAAAATGGGACTGAACCAACACGGCTGGACTTACATCAACATTGACGATGCTTGGCAGGGTAAGCGCGGCGGTAAGTTTCATGCCATTCAGCCCAATGCAAAGTTTCCAAAATTTACCGAAATGGTGGACTATATTCATAGTTTAGGCTTAAAAGTAGGCGTCTACTCTACGCCCATGATTACGAGTTATGCGGGTTATATTGGCGGCTCCTCGGATTTTGAAAATGGCCAAATTACTGACTCCATCGTCGCCAATAAACGCGCTTTTCGCTACGTGGGTAAATACCGTTTTGAAACCAATGACGCCAAACAATTTGCAGAATGGGGCATTGATTATCTCAAATACGACTGGCGGATTGAGGTCCCATCAGCGGAGCGGATGTCGGTGGCTTTGAAGCAATCGGGACGCGATATTTTGTACAGTATTTCCAATTCTGCCCCCTTTACCCACGTCAAAGATTGGGAACGCCTGACCAACAGCTACCGTACGGGGCCTGATATTCGCGACAGTTGGAATAGCCTCTTTGTGTCAGCGTTTACGTTGGACAAATGGGCTCCCTACGGCGGTCCAGGCCATTGGAATGACCCCGATATGATGATTGTGGGCAACGTAACTACGGGCACGCAACTGCACCCCACCCGCCTAACGCCCGACGAACAATACAGCCACGTGAGTTTATTCAGTCTTTTGGCAACCCCATTGCTCATCGGTTGTCCTATTGAGCAGCTTGATGCCTTCACGTTGAACTTGTTGACCAATGACGAAGTCATTGAAATTGACCAAGACCCATTGGGCAAATCGGCTCGGCTTGTTTGGAACAAAGATGGTATTCAAATCTGGCTCAGGCCGTTGGAAGATGGCTCTTATGCTGTGGGTTTGTTTAACGTTGGTGATTTCGGCAAAACCCCCGAATCTTATTTTCGGTGGGGTGATGAAACATCTAAATCATTTACCTTTGATTTTGCAAAAGTGGACTTAAAAGGCAAGTTTAAGTTGCGCGATGTGTGGCGTCAAAAAGACATTGGTACCTTTAACGGTTCATTTGTAACGGATATTCGGCATCATGGTGTGGTGATGTTGAGGATGTTTCCTATAAATAAGTGATGAAGCTGTAAAAGTATAATGGTTCTTTATGATTTTACTTGTATTTAGTTTACTAACCGTATAGAATTAAGTGAAAAACCCTCAAGTACTTTGTGTAAAACTCTTTGTGTCTTTTGCGGTTTTTTGTTTTAGATAGTAAGATGTGTATGACAAACGAAATTCGATTAAATAGTAGCACATTACTAAACATTTTGCTTTTCATTCTATTTATGGTGAAAGGAGAAATGCTGTTTGCGCAAAAACCCGAAATGCATTACGGAGATTTGGACATTCCTGCAAGGCCTTATGCCAAAGACCCTTACGTGATTTTTTTTCAGGGAAAGTATTGGATGTATTATTCGGTTCCAGGTGAGCAGTTTAAAGAATGGTACATTGGTATTGCGACCAGCAACGATTTAGTGCATTGGGAAAAACAAGGAAATATCAAGGGCCAAAAAGGAACCGTGGAAGAAAAAGGTATTTGTGCGCCCGGAGCATTGGTAAAAGACGGGGTTTTGCATCTTTTTTATCAAACGTATGGCAATGGGAAATTGGATGCTATTTGCCACGCTTTTTCTACCAACGGCGTTGACTTTGAAAGGGATGCCACCAACCCTATTTTTAGACCCAAAATAAGCGATTGGAGTTGTGGAAGGGCGATTGATGCGGAGGTGATTGCTTACAAAAACAACTATTTTCTGTATTATGCCACCAGAGACCCTGATTACAAAATTCAACAACAAGGCGTAGCCATAGCACCTATTACGACCAATTTTGACCGAAACAGTTGGACCGAAGTGCCCAATATGCCCATGCTCAAACCCGAATTGATATGGGAGAAAAAATGCATTGAAGCGGCATCTTGTATTCAAAAAGGCCAATATTTGTACATGTTCTATGCGGGAGCTTATAATAACGAACCCCAGCAAATTGGGGTTGCCCGCAGTAAGGACGGTATTCATTGGAAACGGCTATCGGAAGAGCCTTTCCTGAAAAACGGCGATGTAGGTACATGGAATGAAAGTGAAAGTGGGCACCCCAACATTTTCAAAGCCCAAGATGGCCGATATTATCTGTTTTTTCAAGGCAATAATGACAAAGGAAAAACATGGTATTTGTCCAAAGTAGAAATCGGTTGGAATAAAAAAGGACCTTATTTAAAGAAGTAAAACCAGCAGTTTAACTATAATGAAAAATCCAAAATTCACCATTAACACCCTTAAATTTAAGATTGCAATTTGTTTAATCTTTACGCTTTCCATCTTTATGGTAAGCTTCAGAATAATCCCCTTTGATGTACCCAAAATTTCACTCGATAGTTATAAAGTAGAAGATGGGTTTGAGCTGAAAGTTATCTCCTCCGAACCGTTTTTGAAAGCACCCGTGAGCATGGACTTTGACAACAAAGGCCGCATGTGGGTGGTAGAGATGATTGGTTATATGCCCAATCTTGAAGGCATCGGTGAAGAAGTGCCCAACGGCAGAATCACCATTTTAGAAGATTTGAATAAAGATGGCGTGACCGATCATTCCAAAGTCTTTTTGGATAAACTCGTTTTGCCTCGCGCATTGGCCCACGTGTATGGTGGACTTCTCTACGTTGATGGCCCAAAACTGTGGTTTGTAGAAATTAAAAATGACAAACCTGGCAAAAAAACGTTGGTTGACCCTGTATACGCCGAAGGCGGAAACGTGGAGCACTCTTCCAACGGACTGATGATGAATATTGACAATTGGATTTACAATGCCAATTACAATTTTAGATACCAATTTAAAAATGGAAAATGGATTAAGGAGCCGACGTCGTATCGGGGGCAGTGGGGGATAACCAAGGACAATTTTGGACGCCTTTATTACAACAATAACAGTACTCAATTGCAGGGAGACTATGTTTTACCCAACAAAGCAATTCGCAACCGTTACTTTAAACCTACCATCGCCGAGAATCAACGTCTGACCAACAATAAAGTATTCCCGATACACCAAACGTCGGTCAATCGGGGGTATCAAAAAGGGGTTTTGGACGAAAATGGATTGCTGAAAGACGTAACCGCAGCATGTGGGCCGTTGGTGTATCGAGGAGGGGCTTTTCCTGCATCTTACCATCAAAATGCCTTTGTGTGTGTGCCTGAAGTCAACCTTATCAAAAGAAATATACTGACGTTTAAAAATACCCAAACCACCGCGACCCAAGCCATTGAAGGCAAAGAGTTTCTTACTTCTACCGACGAAGGTTTCCGTCCCGTAAATTTGTTTAACGGACCCGACGGAGCTATCTACGTGGTCGATATGCACAGGGGTATTATTCAGCACAAGGCGTATATTTCGCAGTACCTAACCGAGCAGCTGGCCGCTAAGAAATTAGACACGTTACAGAATGCGGGGCGTATTTTGAAAATAACGAGCAAAACCGTCAAAACTCATCCTATCCCTGATTTGACAAAGGCGACTACTAAAGAATTGGTGGCACTGCTCAGTCATTCAAATGGTTGGCTCCGCGACCGCGCCCAACAGTTATTGATTCAAAAGAAAGACCTTACGGTGGTCAAAGAGTTGATTAATTTAACCAAAAACAGCAATGAATTTGCAACGGCCATTCACGCACTGTATGTACTAGAAGGCTTAAATGCGCTTTCTTTTACCACTTTGAGCGATGTGGCTAATCAATCAAAACAGCCCGAAACCATCGCCCATGCCTTAGGTCTTTTGGAGCGTTTTGCTTCCATGCCCAATGTGGCTAAAATGAAAACTGTCTGCAACCAGCTATTGGCTCAAAACAATGAAGTGATAGACCTCTATTTGTCTATGTCGCTAAATGCTTGGCTCAAACTATCAGATGTGGCTTTCTTGCCCATTCTCACCGAAATCGACAAAAAATACGCGACTCAGAAAATCTATCAGGAGGCCATTGTAAGCAGCCTTGAAGGGAGGGAAGAAAATTATATCAATGCCATGAATCCCAATGTATTACTAAAAAGTAGTTTGACCGCAGCCCTCAATAACCGGCAGAAAAAAGAAATGAACCCCATTTTTGTTAAGGAAAAAAATACCGTTGACAACCGAACCAAAGGCCTGCAACTGTACCGAACCATTTGTGCTACCTGTCATGGGGCTGATGGCAAAGGAATTCAGGATTTAGCCCCGCCGCTCAAAGGCTCCGAATACATTGA encodes:
- a CDS encoding alpha/beta hydrolase, coding for MNCFSQEKSAVFDLTYKQIDTLKLGLKLYYPASFQIGQTYPTIVFFFGGGWNGGTTKQFEPHALHYAAKDFITVLVDYRVKTRHNTTPFESLKDAKSAIRYLRKNAQKLGIDANRIIGSGGSAGGHLAAACFTNESINEPTDDVAISAKPNALVLFNPVIDNGKDGYGFERIGERYVEFSPMHNIQKGFPPTIFFLGTNDNLIPIETARKFKQKIEEVGSRCDLFLFENQGHGFFNKEPFLSETILKADAFLQSIDYLKP
- a CDS encoding DUF7133 domain-containing protein is translated as MKNPKFTINTLKFKIAICLIFTLSIFMVSFRIIPFDVPKISLDSYKVEDGFELKVISSEPFLKAPVSMDFDNKGRMWVVEMIGYMPNLEGIGEEVPNGRITILEDLNKDGVTDHSKVFLDKLVLPRALAHVYGGLLYVDGPKLWFVEIKNDKPGKKTLVDPVYAEGGNVEHSSNGLMMNIDNWIYNANYNFRYQFKNGKWIKEPTSYRGQWGITKDNFGRLYYNNNSTQLQGDYVLPNKAIRNRYFKPTIAENQRLTNNKVFPIHQTSVNRGYQKGVLDENGLLKDVTAACGPLVYRGGAFPASYHQNAFVCVPEVNLIKRNILTFKNTQTTATQAIEGKEFLTSTDEGFRPVNLFNGPDGAIYVVDMHRGIIQHKAYISQYLTEQLAAKKLDTLQNAGRILKITSKTVKTHPIPDLTKATTKELVALLSHSNGWLRDRAQQLLIQKKDLTVVKELINLTKNSNEFATAIHALYVLEGLNALSFTTLSDVANQSKQPETIAHALGLLERFASMPNVAKMKTVCNQLLAQNNEVIDLYLSMSLNAWLKLSDVAFLPILTEIDKKYATQKIYQEAIVSSLEGREENYINAMNPNVLLKSSLTAALNNRQKKEMNPIFVKEKNTVDNRTKGLQLYRTICATCHGADGKGIQDLAPPLKGSEYIDGSMKRLAAIILHGVSGPIHVSGKLYKLNNEMPALVNNKAISDQDIVDIIRFTQNAFAKEGKGISVDDVKKMREKKPDGSGIFNEKQLLDTDFEK
- a CDS encoding NPCBM/NEW2 domain-containing protein codes for the protein MHRVVCLILICCGVQVSLFAQKKQALWLDDLPIKSFSEGIPAVLPKTTAAGDSMLINGRYFNRGVGVNATSILAFYLDGKATEFSALVGVDDKGNKDLPHTFYVVADRKVLFDSGEMRLGDAPKPVKVNLEGVKRLGLLVKVNDEGRTKVYSNWADAQLVMLDNHLPKNVPNTDERYILTPPTAKFPKINSAKVFGATPNNPFLYTIAATGDRPMSFYAKGLPKGLSLDEKTGIITGKVLKKGTYIATLKAKNALGEAIKELKIKIGDTIALTPPIGWNGWNSWARNIDQEKVIASADAMVKMGLNQHGWTYINIDDAWQGKRGGKFHAIQPNAKFPKFTEMVDYIHSLGLKVGVYSTPMITSYAGYIGGSSDFENGQITDSIVANKRAFRYVGKYRFETNDAKQFAEWGIDYLKYDWRIEVPSAERMSVALKQSGRDILYSISNSAPFTHVKDWERLTNSYRTGPDIRDSWNSLFVSAFTLDKWAPYGGPGHWNDPDMMIVGNVTTGTQLHPTRLTPDEQYSHVSLFSLLATPLLIGCPIEQLDAFTLNLLTNDEVIEIDQDPLGKSARLVWNKDGIQIWLRPLEDGSYAVGLFNVGDFGKTPESYFRWGDETSKSFTFDFAKVDLKGKFKLRDVWRQKDIGTFNGSFVTDIRHHGVVMLRMFPINK
- a CDS encoding DUF6797 domain-containing protein, whose amino-acid sequence is MRHFYLLLVILLMLVNCKTSTNIAYNLASKDLPITEKGLDHAGFIRDFDDKALVRGERIYNATCINCHGNEENEGSIPMSLKFWSEPFKAGGDAYSMYQTVTKGYGSMPPQVALSPQEKYDVIHYIQQEFVSKNKATTLPKVTSEYLSALPKGKSRGPALKPYQPWADMDYGNFLINTYELADEKTGIPRFHSPGPSPFKDEDYSKNNFAYKGIAVRLDKGAGGVSKGKAWMIFDHDLMRVAGAYTGEGFIDWNAILLNDKHETYPRTIGKLHFETPVSPGWANPTTGKFEDPRFVARDGRAFGPLPKSWANYKGLYHYEDQIIISYTVGESAVLEKFGFVGPSVFTRTLNISPSNSILKMRVANASAKVSLLGKGATLVEENGQIFMNVNAKEAVKVTLAIGEKGSNFSEKDLPEPESLTKYTLGTGRAHYPEVLKTFTTRGKEDGPFAVDQLTPPFENPWACRMKLSGIDFFKDANTAVICATDGDVWLIKGVLNPDGALTWQRIGSGLFQPLGIKVVDEKIYVTCRDQLVLLRDLNGDMETDFYESFNHDHQVTDHFHEFAMGLQTDKEGNFYYAKSGRHAREALIPQHGTLLKVSADGSKTDIIATGFRAANGVCINPDGSFIVTDQQGYWNPMNRINWVKGIGKFYGNMWGYNPPKDSSRAAMEQPLVWVDMKYDRSPSEMVWVESNKWGALNGGLLSLSYGYGKIQYVLNETVNGQEQGAVIDLPGIKFLTGVMRGRFNPTDGQLYACGMSAWGTNQMMRGGGLYRVRYTGKTIPVPIKMKVLEKSIVLDFDTPIDQNSAADLSNFEVKTWQLVRSKKYGSERHNQKVLKVGKSQAMDKRLILSIENLEKVDVITIDYKIKNTKGEPLTGSIQGTIHQLGN
- a CDS encoding family 43 glycosylhydrolase, which encodes MLFILFMVKGEMLFAQKPEMHYGDLDIPARPYAKDPYVIFFQGKYWMYYSVPGEQFKEWYIGIATSNDLVHWEKQGNIKGQKGTVEEKGICAPGALVKDGVLHLFYQTYGNGKLDAICHAFSTNGVDFERDATNPIFRPKISDWSCGRAIDAEVIAYKNNYFLYYATRDPDYKIQQQGVAIAPITTNFDRNSWTEVPNMPMLKPELIWEKKCIEAASCIQKGQYLYMFYAGAYNNEPQQIGVARSKDGIHWKRLSEEPFLKNGDVGTWNESESGHPNIFKAQDGRYYLFFQGNNDKGKTWYLSKVEIGWNKKGPYLKK